The Enterobacter mori genomic interval CCCGGCTTTGATCCAGTCCGCGCGGCTGTGGTGTTTTCCGCCCAGGCTTTCCGGGCCGATAATCGGGATCGACAGGTTTTCCGCCAGCCAGGCGTAGGAGGCCATGCTCTCCTCTTCCATCGGCTCTTCGAACCAGGCAAAGTTGAGTTTTTCCAGCTCTTTGCCGATGTACAGCGCCTCGGTGCGGCTGTACCAGTGGTAGCCGTCGATCATTAAATCGATATCCGGGCCCACCGCTTCACGCACGGCGGCGCAGGCTTTGACGTCCATCTTCGGATTGGGCGCAAAGGAGACCGGCGGCATCCAGGTATGCAGCTTGATGGCCTTGTACCCGCGCGCCACCAGCGTTTCCGCGAAGCTGGCGTACTCGTCCGGCGTGGATAAGCCTCCCGGCAGATCGTCGCCGCACATGGTGCTGCCGTAGGCCGGAACCGTGTCGCGGTATCCGCCCAGCAGCTTCCAGACCGGCATATTCAGCTTGCGGCCGATGAGATCCCACAGCGCCTGTTCAACGAAGCCCAGCGCGCGCTCGGTCAGCTGATGCGCACTACCGCGCTGCCAGTGCGCCAGATCCTGCCAGATGCGCTCACGGTTGAATGCGTCCTGGCCGACCAGTAC includes:
- a CDS encoding mandelate racemase family protein, whose product is MKIESVNVTVFQYPTRRISDAAGHSHPGPESMAKMAMLTITADDGTKGYSFAPPEVVRPFVVNTFFRKVLVGQDAFNRERIWQDLAHWQRGSAHQLTERALGFVEQALWDLIGRKLNMPVWKLLGGYRDTVPAYGSTMCGDDLPGGLSTPDEYASFAETLVARGYKAIKLHTWMPPVSFAPNPKMDVKACAAVREAVGPDIDLMIDGYHWYSRTEALYIGKELEKLNFAWFEEPMEEESMASYAWLAENLSIPIIGPESLGGKHHSRADWIKAGACDILRAGANGVGGISPTLKVANLAEAFGMDCEVHGNGAASLAVIGAIKNCRWYERGLLHPFLDYDEPAAYLNSLVDPMDEHGMVSLPTRPGLGEDINFAYIEANTVSHD